From a single Miscanthus floridulus cultivar M001 chromosome 8, ASM1932011v1, whole genome shotgun sequence genomic region:
- the LOC136472694 gene encoding uncharacterized protein gives MSVEILDGSTVRSFVEDESAFNSSVDGRFAALDADHDGLLTYAEMAGELMSLRVLEKHFGVDEAAVEADELARLYHGLFARFDRDGSGKVDRQEFRAEMREVMLAVANGLGFLPVQMVVEEGSFLKVAVDRELGQLAKAA, from the coding sequence ATGAGCGTGGAGATCCTGGACGGGAGCACAGTCCGGAGCTTCGTGGAGGACGAGAGCGCCTTCAACTCCTCGGTAGACGGCCGGTTCGCCGCGCTGGACGCCGACCACGACGGCCTGCTCACCTACGCCGAGATGGCCGGGGAGCTCATGAGCCTGCGGGTGCTGGAGAAGCACTTCGGCGTGGACGAGGCCGCGGTGGAGGCTGACGAGCTCGCAAGGCTGTACCACGGCCTGTTCGCGCGGTTCGACAGGGACGGCAGCGGCAAGGTTGACAGGCAGGAGTTCCGCGCCGAGATGAGGGAGGTGATGCTCGCCGTGGCCAACGGGCTGGGCTTCTTGCCCGTGCAGATGGTCGTCGAGGAGGGCAGCTTCCTCAAGGTCGCCGTCGACAGGGAGCTCGGACAGCTCGCCAAAGCTGCATAA